A part of Leptospira yasudae genomic DNA contains:
- a CDS encoding GerMN domain-containing protein: MPDSEKRKNLIFILTGIIFTLVLLDKSTGSGFSISGAGFQGFRNIGKFGPESSSSPKGNLNHKEIMDQAEDEILGELLQNGDVQTSSENANSIEEDLNEDNLVPVLEPPITNVSSEKEAERGSAHATPIPAEKGELSLYFLKFYGKGNKSHSRLVKVLRLSKGGDRVKLILNSLIAGPVSAEKEKGILNSIPQALRYDTDYEIENGVLKLSLSGDLERGAGPEILKDRIDQLTYSLMENLPIRGVQLRINGKFVRSLGGEGMPLPSLLTKNPRKIVVF; the protein is encoded by the coding sequence GTGCCGGATTCCGAAAAAAGAAAAAATCTCATCTTCATATTGACCGGAATTATTTTTACGTTAGTGCTTTTGGATAAAAGCACTGGGTCCGGCTTTTCCATTTCCGGCGCGGGATTTCAGGGATTTCGAAACATCGGTAAGTTCGGACCGGAATCCTCCTCTTCTCCGAAAGGAAATCTCAATCACAAAGAAATCATGGATCAAGCCGAGGACGAAATCTTAGGCGAACTTCTCCAAAACGGGGACGTGCAGACTTCTTCCGAAAACGCGAACTCCATCGAAGAGGATTTGAACGAGGACAATCTCGTTCCGGTTTTGGAACCTCCGATCACGAACGTTTCTTCCGAAAAAGAAGCCGAACGAGGTTCCGCGCACGCAACTCCGATCCCTGCCGAAAAGGGAGAATTGTCTTTGTATTTTCTGAAGTTCTACGGCAAGGGAAATAAAAGTCATTCTCGCCTGGTGAAGGTTCTGCGTCTTTCCAAAGGAGGAGATCGGGTCAAACTCATCCTGAATTCCCTAATCGCGGGACCGGTTTCTGCGGAAAAAGAAAAAGGAATATTGAATTCGATCCCGCAGGCGCTGCGTTATGACACCGATTACGAAATCGAAAACGGGGTTTTGAAACTTTCTCTGAGCGGGGATTTGGAACGAGGCGCCGGACCTGAAATTCTAAAGGATCGAATCGATCAGCTAACCTACAGTTTGATGGAGAATCTTCCGATCCGAGGCGTGCAACTCCGAATCAACGGTAAATTCGTGCGTTCGCTCGGCGGAGAAGGAATGCCGTTGCCTTCCCTTCTGACCAAAAACCCGAGAAAGATCGTCGTTTTTTAA
- a CDS encoding HAD family hydrolase has protein sequence MTAFSGDSLQALAFDVDGTLFSSEEIILEVYRDSIRNFSETTGIPIELPSRDRIMMEIGKPVKTIFQNLLPQLNEEQRDGISDSVLKFLCQRIRNGEGEFYPGVKETIESLSKKGFRILAASNGRRPYVETILEVAGVLSFFDPILVLDNDRIKTKGGILKEYVKLYGLEPDKILMIGDRLSDHEAARQNGCPFAFCAYGHAPAGEIPDFEVELKNLTDLTAIL, from the coding sequence ATGACTGCATTTTCCGGCGATTCTCTCCAGGCCCTTGCCTTCGACGTGGACGGAACCCTGTTCTCCTCCGAAGAAATCATTCTCGAAGTCTATCGCGACTCGATCCGCAATTTTTCCGAAACCACGGGAATTCCGATCGAGCTTCCGTCCCGGGACAGAATCATGATGGAAATCGGAAAACCGGTCAAGACGATCTTTCAAAATCTTCTCCCCCAACTCAACGAAGAACAAAGAGACGGTATTTCCGACAGCGTCCTGAAATTCTTATGCCAACGCATCCGAAACGGAGAGGGAGAATTCTACCCCGGCGTCAAAGAAACGATCGAATCCCTGTCCAAAAAAGGATTCCGCATTCTGGCCGCCTCGAACGGTAGAAGACCGTATGTCGAAACCATTTTGGAAGTTGCGGGTGTTCTTTCCTTTTTCGATCCGATTCTCGTCCTGGACAACGATCGGATCAAAACCAAGGGAGGAATTCTCAAAGAATACGTGAAACTCTACGGCCTCGAACCGGACAAAATTCTCATGATCGGAGACAGGCTTTCGGACCACGAAGCGGCCCGTCAAAACGGATGTCCCTTCGCGTTCTGCGCCTACGGTCACGCTCCCGCCGGGGAAATCCCCGACTTTGAAGTGGAACTCAAAAACCTTACGGATCTGACCGCAATCCTGTAG
- a CDS encoding KamA family radical SAM protein yields the protein MKTSQPHSFVSLSGEECSANRAALFSSFVWNDYKAQLQNRVRGFELERYFALTESEKIGIADTIRLNVSATPYYVSLTNPDDPEDPIRKMIVPREAESVFSPEESPDPLHEERLSPVKGLTHMYPDRVLLFTNHECSVYCRHCMRGRKVSDSKERMLTGDLEAAFEYIESRKEIRDVVLSGGDPLNLSDSKIDWILERLERIDHVRICRLGTRNPVTLPFRITSELCSIIESHNTDRLSIFCNTQFNHANECTKEAKEAVLKLLKAGVSVGNQCVLLKGINDSGEAMLELHKKLLELRIRAYYMYDPELIPGSRGFRTPLAKGIEIISYLRGKIGGMGIPQFVNDLPGGGGKITLTPDWYLGYYKPERMHVFRSALRGTYHLSPEPPDSDREEFYPSLSAETWERIAPNALSAQEKKFL from the coding sequence ATGAAGACTTCGCAGCCGCATTCCTTTGTTTCGCTTTCGGGAGAAGAATGTTCCGCGAACCGCGCCGCGTTGTTTTCTTCTTTCGTATGGAACGATTACAAGGCGCAGCTGCAGAATCGGGTGCGGGGATTCGAGCTGGAACGTTATTTCGCATTAACGGAAAGCGAAAAAATCGGAATCGCCGATACGATCCGTCTCAACGTTTCCGCGACACCCTATTACGTTTCTCTTACGAACCCCGACGATCCGGAAGATCCGATCCGAAAGATGATCGTTCCGCGCGAGGCCGAATCCGTTTTTTCACCGGAAGAATCTCCCGATCCGCTGCACGAAGAACGACTTTCTCCCGTAAAAGGGCTGACGCACATGTATCCGGACCGCGTTCTTTTGTTTACCAATCACGAATGTTCCGTGTATTGCAGACATTGTATGCGCGGACGCAAGGTTTCCGATTCCAAGGAAAGAATGCTGACCGGCGATCTGGAAGCCGCGTTCGAATACATAGAATCGCGTAAGGAAATACGCGATGTCGTATTATCGGGAGGGGACCCTCTCAATCTTTCCGATTCCAAGATCGATTGGATTTTGGAACGTCTGGAAAGGATCGATCACGTAAGGATCTGCAGGCTCGGAACCAGAAACCCGGTCACACTTCCGTTTCGGATCACGTCCGAACTTTGTTCCATCATCGAATCGCACAATACCGATCGACTTTCGATCTTCTGCAACACTCAGTTCAACCACGCGAACGAATGCACAAAAGAAGCGAAGGAAGCCGTGTTGAAACTTCTGAAAGCCGGAGTCAGCGTGGGCAATCAGTGTGTTCTCCTAAAAGGAATCAACGATTCCGGAGAAGCTATGTTAGAACTTCATAAAAAACTGTTGGAGTTGCGGATTCGGGCGTATTATATGTACGACCCGGAATTGATTCCGGGTTCGAGAGGATTTCGAACGCCACTCGCCAAAGGAATCGAAATCATTTCTTATCTGCGGGGAAAGATCGGAGGAATGGGAATTCCACAGTTCGTCAACGATCTTCCCGGAGGCGGGGGAAAGATCACTTTGACCCCCGATTGGTATCTCGGCTATTATAAGCCGGAACGAATGCACGTATTCCGCTCCGCGTTACGCGGAACCTATCATCTCAGCCCGGAACCTCCGGATAGCGATCGGGAGGAATTCTATCCTTCTCTTTCCGCGGAAACCTGGGAGCGGATCGCTCCGAACGCGTTGAGCGCCCAAGAGAAAAAGTTTTTATGA
- a CDS encoding D-alanine--D-alanine ligase family protein produces the protein MKEGNGKGVNLSNESRSGLHETSGADLSDQSRNFQAPTVLLYADLHEFEGEIPNRYKQEWESEASVDSISKLLSDMGERVELLTTPEELLETLQVYVRLDRKERPVLFHLMEGFRSRNRESLIPAAAELFGFPHTGSDGYAQNVSLDKNLTRIFADSIGLPVAPGFLVRSRNPIGEDSKSASVANRNSFLKNERSLSEERFELPKNFSFPAFVKPAGEGSSLGIGEQNIVPDLRELRAFLSECPEEFFPYLVETYLTGTEYTISVMGSGTLGYRVTKAGRLILQDALKVENVYGEKTKSKDVMPETLAFDCPSRLETFLQEQSLHLCKSLGTSGAARLDWKLDSLGNPFFLEINLTPGLSPFYSTFPICYRQSLGDEKTLFQEILNIARNEFETDRFLYSQKKIRRILSRT, from the coding sequence ATGAAAGAAGGCAACGGAAAAGGAGTGAACCTTTCGAATGAAAGTCGGTCGGGACTCCACGAAACGTCCGGGGCGGATCTATCGGATCAAAGCCGAAATTTTCAGGCGCCCACCGTGTTGTTGTACGCGGATCTTCATGAGTTCGAAGGAGAGATTCCGAACCGCTATAAACAAGAGTGGGAATCCGAAGCTTCCGTCGATTCGATCTCGAAATTGTTAAGCGACATGGGTGAGAGAGTGGAACTCCTAACGACCCCCGAGGAGCTTTTGGAAACTCTGCAGGTTTATGTGCGTTTGGATCGCAAGGAACGTCCCGTTTTGTTTCATTTGATGGAAGGATTTCGGTCCCGCAATCGCGAATCCTTGATTCCGGCCGCAGCGGAGTTGTTCGGATTTCCTCATACCGGCTCGGACGGCTACGCACAGAACGTTTCTTTGGATAAGAATCTGACTCGGATCTTTGCGGATTCGATCGGATTGCCCGTGGCTCCCGGATTTTTGGTTCGTTCTAGGAATCCGATCGGAGAGGATTCGAAAAGCGCTTCCGTTGCAAATCGGAATTCTTTCTTGAAAAACGAGCGCTCGCTTTCGGAGGAACGTTTCGAACTTCCAAAGAATTTTTCCTTTCCCGCTTTCGTGAAACCCGCAGGAGAAGGTTCCAGTCTCGGAATCGGTGAACAAAACATCGTTCCCGACCTGCGCGAACTGCGCGCGTTTTTATCCGAGTGCCCGGAAGAATTCTTCCCCTATCTGGTGGAAACCTATTTAACAGGAACTGAATATACGATTTCCGTAATGGGTTCGGGAACTCTCGGTTACCGCGTAACCAAAGCCGGGAGATTGATCTTGCAGGACGCGCTCAAAGTCGAGAACGTCTACGGGGAAAAAACGAAATCCAAAGACGTGATGCCGGAGACGCTTGCGTTCGATTGCCCGTCCCGTTTGGAAACGTTCCTTCAGGAACAAAGTCTTCATCTTTGCAAATCTTTGGGAACTTCCGGCGCGGCAAGGCTCGACTGGAAATTGGATTCCTTAGGGAATCCTTTCTTTCTGGAAATCAATTTAACCCCGGGTTTGTCCCCGTTTTATTCCACCTTTCCGATTTGTTATCGTCAGAGCCTGGGGGACGAAAAAACCTTGTTTCAAGAGATTTTAAACATCGCTCGCAACGAATTCGAGACCGATCGATTTTTATATTCTCAAAAAAAGATCCGTCGGATTCTCTCACGGACATAG